The Bdellovibrio bacteriovorus DNA segment ACTTCCGATGTTGAATATGTCTGCAATAAGAACACGAGCATGATTGTAAACATGTCGGTCATTGAAGTGATATTCAAAGTGAACGTCGAATTTTTCTTTGTCGGTAATTCGAATCTACGACGGCGTGACATGTTTTAGCCCTCCATCATGTTGGCGAAAACGATTTCTGGAAACATGTAATGTGTTTCCACGTTCTTACCTTGCTTGGTGTCGAACACAGGGAATTTCACATTCGTATCGCGCGCCTGACGAGCAGCATCCATTACTTTCACCACTTCGTCATAAGGAACTTTTCCATCGGGATGTAATTCAAGTTTGAAGATGTCTGGATGTGCCTTCTTAACTGCGACCAACTTGGTGTGAAGCATGTCGTAGTCGTAAGCGCCATTCTTCAATGGAATTGTTTCCACTTTATCCTGGCCTTTTACAGTCACGACGATGTTGATGCCTGTTGTTTCAACTTCGATTGAAATATTCGTTGGTGTCGGTTGTTGTTCTTGACGTTGAATGGCTTCATTCACGACTTGCGGAAGTTCTGATTCAATCACCATCAT contains these protein-coding regions:
- a CDS encoding ExbD/TolR family protein, producing MSRRIRKIKIDHNGEFELDLAPLLAVMVKLVPVLLVSSAFVQMMVIESELPQVVNEAIQRQEQQPTPTNISIEVETTGINIVVTVKGQDKVETIPLKNGAYDYDMLHTKLVAVKKAHPDIFKLELHPDGKVPYDEVVKVMDAARQARDTNVKFPVFDTKQGKNVETHYMFPEIVFANMMEG